A genomic region of Sideroxydans sp. CL21 contains the following coding sequences:
- a CDS encoding PQQ-dependent methanol/ethanol family dehydrogenase: MNKKLLGALFSVLVSSSFAAHAAGVTDAMIENDAKTTNDVLSWGMGTEAQRFSPLTQINTKTVSKLTPAWSFSFGGEKQRGQESQPLIYNGKMFVTASYSRIYAIDMKTGTKLWKYEHRLPEGIMPCCDVVNRGAALYDNLVIFGTLDAQLVALNQDTGKIVWKEKVDDYAAGYSISAAPLIAKGLLLTGVSGGEFGIAGRVEARNPRTGQLIWTRPMIEGQMGYKYDKDGKAIENGITGTTNKTWPGDTWKTGGSSTWLGGTYDNSTGLAYFGTGNPAPWNSWLRPGDNLYSSSTVALDLDSGQIKWSYQTTPHDGWDYDGVNEFVTFDMDGKRYGAKADRNGFFYVIDATNGKLENAFPFVKKITWASGIDLKTGRPIYIDSSRPGDPTKGKEGEKGETVFAAPAFLGAKNQMPMAYSPQTKLFYVPANEWGMDIWNEPITYKKGGAFLGAGFTIHPLFDDYIGALRAVNPKTGKIVWEVKNSAPLWGGVMTTAGGLVFYGTPEGYLKALDAKTGKELWKFQTGSGIVAPPVTWKDGDTQYVAVVSGWGGAVPLWGGEVAKKVNFLEQGGSVWVFKLPSK, translated from the coding sequence ATGAATAAAAAGCTTTTAGGGGCACTGTTCAGCGTTTTGGTAAGTAGTTCTTTTGCAGCTCACGCAGCAGGCGTAACCGATGCGATGATTGAGAACGATGCCAAAACGACGAATGACGTGTTGTCGTGGGGGATGGGAACGGAAGCACAACGTTTCTCTCCATTGACGCAAATTAATACCAAAACCGTGAGCAAGCTCACGCCAGCTTGGTCTTTTTCGTTCGGAGGTGAAAAGCAACGCGGACAAGAATCACAGCCGTTAATTTATAACGGGAAAATGTTTGTAACTGCTTCGTATTCCCGCATCTATGCAATCGATATGAAGACCGGCACCAAGTTATGGAAATACGAACATCGTTTGCCCGAAGGGATCATGCCTTGCTGTGACGTTGTTAACCGGGGCGCAGCCCTGTACGACAACCTGGTAATTTTTGGCACACTCGACGCGCAACTGGTTGCGCTGAATCAGGACACCGGCAAAATTGTCTGGAAAGAAAAAGTTGACGATTACGCTGCCGGCTACTCCATCTCTGCCGCACCACTTATTGCCAAAGGATTGTTGCTAACCGGAGTATCCGGCGGCGAGTTCGGCATCGCGGGACGTGTTGAGGCTCGCAATCCGCGGACCGGCCAGTTAATCTGGACGCGCCCGATGATTGAAGGACAAATGGGCTACAAATACGATAAAGACGGCAAGGCAATCGAAAACGGCATTACCGGAACCACCAATAAGACCTGGCCGGGCGATACATGGAAAACCGGCGGCAGTTCAACCTGGCTTGGCGGGACCTACGATAATTCGACGGGTCTGGCCTACTTTGGAACAGGAAATCCCGCGCCGTGGAACAGCTGGTTGCGTCCCGGCGACAACCTGTATTCCTCGTCCACTGTCGCCCTGGATCTGGACTCTGGACAGATCAAATGGAGCTATCAGACTACACCGCACGACGGCTGGGATTACGACGGAGTCAACGAGTTTGTCACCTTCGACATGGATGGAAAACGGTATGGCGCAAAAGCTGACCGCAACGGTTTCTTTTATGTGATTGACGCCACCAATGGCAAATTGGAAAACGCCTTCCCATTCGTCAAGAAAATTACCTGGGCTTCCGGCATCGACCTGAAAACCGGTCGTCCTATCTACATTGACAGCTCACGCCCCGGTGATCCGACCAAAGGTAAAGAAGGCGAAAAGGGAGAGACCGTATTTGCAGCTCCTGCTTTCCTCGGCGCCAAGAATCAAATGCCGATGGCCTACAGTCCGCAAACCAAGCTGTTCTATGTTCCTGCTAACGAGTGGGGCATGGATATCTGGAATGAGCCGATTACCTACAAGAAAGGCGGAGCTTTCCTAGGTGCCGGCTTTACCATCCATCCGCTCTTTGACGATTACATCGGTGCTCTGCGTGCGGTCAATCCCAAGACAGGCAAGATTGTCTGGGAAGTTAAAAACAGCGCGCCGCTTTGGGGTGGGGTAATGACGACGGCTGGTGGTCTGGTGTTTTACGGAACGCCTGAAGGATACCTGAAAGCTCTGGACGCTAAAACAGGTAAAGAGCTCTGGAAATTCCAGACCGGTTCCGGAATCGTTGCTCCTCCGGTGACCTGGAAGGATGGCGATACGCAGTATGTTGCCGTAGTGTCCGGTTGGGGCGGTGCAGTACCGTTGTGGGGAGGTGAAGTTGCCAAGAAAGTTAACTTCCTGGAACAAGGTGGTTCAGTTTGGGTTTTCAAACTCCCATCCAAGTAA